The Streptomyces tendae DNA segment GCGGGGACCGGTGCGCAGCAGCCGCTCGTGCTCGGCCGGGTCGCTCACCACGGCCGCCCGGCCGGTCACCACCACGCTCCATCCCGACCGGCGCCCGCCCTGGAAGTCGTCGGCCTCGAACGCGACCACCACACCGTCGACCGCCCGCACCAGATCGGACTGCGCGGAGGTGCACAGCACCACGGCCCCGTCCGTGTCCAGGGAGAAGTGCACGGGCAGCACCGCGGGCAGCGCCTGCCGGGTGTACACGACGCGGCCGACCGGCACCTTGCCCAGCAGGCGCAGGCACTCCTGCCGGTCGAGCGCCCGGAAGCCATCGCTGTGGATCATCCCCCCATGGTCGGTGCTCACGGACCCCGGGACCAGGGCCGGACGGCCCCGTCCACGTCGGCGGACCGTCCGCCGACGGGCACCGCGCGGGCGCGCGCCACGCCCACGTCCGACTTCCGGGCCGCAGTCGGCGGAAAGATGTCTGACCTGCCCCCGCGAGTGGCACCCGGTACGCATGGGCAAGACCGCACTGATCGTCATCGACATGATCAACACCTACGACCACCCGGACGCCGACCAGCTGCTCCCGTCCGCCGAGGCGGTGGTCCCGGTGATCTCCCGCCTGCTGGACCGGGCGCGCAGGCGGGACGCGCCGGTGATCTACGTCAACGACAACTTCGGCGAGTGGCGCTCGCACCACGGCGAGCTGCTCGACAAGGCGCTGGCGGGACCGTACGCGAACCTGGTGGAGCCGCTGGTGCCGGACGAGTCCTCCCTCTTCGTGGTCAAGGCCCGGCACTCGATCTTCTTCGAGACCCCGCTCGGCTATCTGCTGTCCCAGCAGGGGATCGACCAGCTCGTGATGTGCGGCCAGGTCACCGAGCAGTGCGTCCTGTACTCCTCGCTCGACGCGCACATCCGGCACCTCGACGTGACCGTCCCCCGGGACGCCGTCGCGCACATCCACGCCGACCTCGCGGACGCCGCCCTGCGCATGATGGAACGCAACATGGGCGCACGCGTGTGCGACAGCGACGAACTCTGGGCGTGACCTTCCCCGGCGTCCCCGCCGGGGCCGACACTAAGGGGATGAGCCGACCGCCGCTGCCGCCGCCCGAACTGCGGACCTACCTGGGGGAGCTGGTCCGCCGGACCGGCGACGTCTGCGGACCGCACCTGGTGAGCGTCCTCGCGGTCGGGTCCCTCGCCCTGGGCGACTACCGGCACGGACGCAGCGACGTCGACGTGACGGTCGTGGTGGACCCCGCCCTCCCGCGCCCGGCCCTGTCGGCACTGGCCGGGACGCTCGCCCACCCCGCCCTGCCGTGCCCCGCGGCCGGGCTGGAACTGGTCGTCTACGGCTCCGGCTTCACCGCCCGGCCGTCGAGCGCGGCCGGCTATCTGCTCGACCTCAACACCGGACCCCTCCTGCCCGGACGAGCCAGTCAGGACCCCGAGGACGGGCCGGCCTTCTGGTACGTCATCGACCGGTCCGTCGCCCACCAGGCCGGCCTCCGCTGTACGGCGCCCCGGCACGGGACGTGATCGCCGCGCCGGACCGCACCGCCGTACTCGCCGCGCTCCGCGACTCCGTGCGGGAGCACGCCGACGGCGAGGGGCACCTGGCGGACAACAGGGTGCTGAACGGCTGCCGTGCGGCTGTCTACTGCCGCACCGGCCACTGGTTCGCCAAGCGCAGGGCCGGCGAGGTCGTCGCCGCCTCCGAGCCGGTCTTCCGTTCCCTGGTGACCGAGGCCCTGAGCAGTTTCGAGCGCCCCCGCGCGGAGGCGCTCACCCTTCCCCCGGCGGACGTCCGGGCCTTTCTCGCCTGGGTGGCCGGACGCGTCGACGAGGCGGCGGTGGCCACCGGGGCGTGAACCGACCGGCCTCCCCCGGGGGAGGCCGGTGGTGTCGTCACGCGCGGGCCTTCAGGCCGTCCAGCATGAGGTCGAGCAGGCGCTCCGCCTGCTGCCGGTGCTCCGCGCCCGCCGACGTCAGGGCGATGCCCTCCAGCGCGGCGCTGATGTCACCCGGGGGGATGTCGGCCCGGATCGTCCCGGCCGCCACGCACGCGTCCATGAGCGTGGTGACGGAGGCGAGGATCATCTCCCTGCTGTGCCCGTAGGGGTTGCCACCCGTCGCGGCGATGGCGCGCAGGGCGTCGATCATCCCGTGTTTGGTGGTGACGTAGTCCAGGAAGAGACGCGTCCACGCGCGCAGGGCCTCGTCGGGCGCCTTCTCCGCCAGCAGCGGGGAGACGGAGCCGCACAGCTGGGCCACCTCGTTGCGGTAGACCGCCTCGACCAGGGCCTCCCGGGTGGGGAAGTTGCGGTACAGGGTCGCGTTGCCGACGCCCGCCTCCTTGGCGATCCGGTCCATCTGCGCGTTCAGGCCCTCCGCGGTGAACAGGCGCGCGGCGGTGGTGAGGATCTTGTCCCTGTTCCGGCGTGCGTCGGCGCGCAACGGACGGTGGGCTTCGTCGGCCATCTCTGACGTCCTTTCCTTCCCGGGGATGCCCCCACGGTTGCCGAAGGTTGCCAAGTGGGGAGTTCCCCACTTACCTTGGGTTCAAGTGGGGATGTCCCCGGTTCCACAGTAGGTCACACGTGGGCCCGCACCCGCCGCGGATCCGCTCACCTCGTGCGCCTGCACCCTCTCGGAAGGACCCCGGTCATGCCGACCATCCAGGACAAGGTCGTCGCGCTCACCGGTGCCAGCAGCGGCATCGGTGAGGCGACGGCGCACTTCCTCGCCGAAAAGGGGGCCCGGCTCGTGCTCGGGGCCCGGCGCGCGGACCGGCTCGCCGCCGTGGTGGACGGCATTACGGCGAAGGGCGGAACCGCCACCGGTGTGATCGTCGACGTCACGCGCCGTGAGGACCTCCGCCGCCTCACCGACACCGCGGTCGAAAGGTACGGACGCCTCGACGTGCTCGTCTCCAACGCGGGCATCATGGCCGTCTCACCGTTCGACGAACTGCGCCAGGACGACTGGGACGCGATGGTCGCCACGCACATCACCGGCCTGCTCAACGGTATCGGAGCGGCCCTGCCCGTCTTCCGGCGGCAGGGATCGGGCCACTTCGTCACCGTCAGCTCCACCTCGGCCTACGTCGTCAAGTCCCCGCAGGCCGTCTACGCCGCCACCAAGGCGGCGGTGAACGTGATCTCCGAGGGGCTGCGCCAGGAATCGGGGCCCGGCCTGAGCGTGACCGTCGTGTCGCCCGGCTTCACCCACACCGAGGGGGTCGGCAAGACGGCCTCCCCCGAGGTGTCCGCCGCCTTGACCCGGATGCGGGACGAGATCGCGATGCCGCCGTCCGCGATCGCCTCCGCCATCGGTTACGCGATCGAGCAGCCCGCCGGCGTCGACGTCAACGAGATCGTCGTCCGGCCCACGGCGCAGTCCTGACACCTCCAGGACCGGCGCCCGCACCCGCTGCCGTCCCGGCGGTCGTCGAGCCAGGCCGCGGGGCCGTCGGAGGGCGGCGAACCCCCCGCTACACATCGGGACTTGGGAGCGGCGCCGGAAAACCGCTCGACGCCCGCCGACGCCGTCGCCTAACGTGTCGCCCGCGGCATCGCGTGCCGGTCACCGGCAGGGTGAGGCATGGAGGCGCCGCGGATGCCCCGGAGGCATTGACCTTGCCCGTCGAGTTCAACCACACCATCGTCCTCACCCCCGACCGTGAGAAGTCCGCCCGCTTCGTCGCCGAGATCCTCGGCCTGCGGCCCGGACCGCCCGCCGGGATGTTCCTCCCGGTGACCACCGCCAACGGCGTCACCCTCGACTTCGCCACCGTCGACATCGACATCCCGGTCCAGCATTACGCGTTCCTCGTCGGCGAGGAGGAGTTCGACGCGATCCTGGGCCGGCTCGTGGCCGCGCGGGTCCCCGTCCAGGCCGACCCGCACGGCAGGTACCCACGCCGCCTCAACCGCAACGACGGCGGCCGGGGCGTGTACTTCCGCGACCCCGCGGGCCACGGCCTGGAGATCCTCACCCGCCCCTACGGCACCGACCCGGACTCTCCCCTGAACGGTGTCACGGAGGAGATCCCGGGCGCGGTCTGACCACACCGCCCGGAGAAGCCGCGCAGACGGAGAGAACCGCCCCGCGGGCGCCCGTACCCGCCTCGTCGCCGGACGTTCCGTAGTACACAGGGGAGATCCACCCGTCGGATCCGTCCACGCAGGGAGTCGTCGATGACCGTTCGCCGAGTCGTGCCCAACCTCCGCTCCGAGGCCGTGGAGGAGAACCGGCGGTTCTACGGGCTGCTGGGTCTGGAGGAGGTCATGAACCTCGGCTGGATCGTCACGCTGGCCCCACCGGCCGGAGGGACGGCGCAGGTCAGCGTCATGACCGAGGACAGGACCGCGCCCGTCGTCCCCGACCTGAGCGTCGAGGTGGACGACGTGGACGCGGCCTACGCGCTCGTACGGGACAGCGGCGCGGAGATCGTCCACCCCCTGCAGGACGAGGAGTGGGGCGTCCGCCGCTTCTTCGTCCGCGACCCCGACGGCCGCGTGGTCAACGTCCTGAGCCACCGCTGAGGCCGCCGGCGTCACCGCCGGCGCCGGCCGCCGCGGCGGACGGTGACGGTTTACGGTCCGTGTGGCGGGCTACGCGGCGGACACGGGGGGAAGCAGCCCGAGACCCCCACCCGGGAGGTGCCCCCATGACCACGCGCATACGGGACGTGATGTCCACGCACACCACCGCCGTGGAGCCCATGACCACGGTGGCCCGGGCGGCGCTGCTGATGCGCGAGCACGACGTCGGCGACGTCCTGGTCGCCTACGACTGCGACCTGTTCGGCGTGCTCACCGACCGCGACATCGTGCTGCGGGGCGTCGCCGAGGGCCACGACCCCGAAGCCACGACCGTCGGCTCGCTGTGCACCCGCCCGCCCCTGGTCACGCTCGCCCCCGACGACACCACCGACCACGCGGTCGAGCTGATGCGGCAGCACGCCGTCCGCCGGCTGCCGGTGGTGGAGCACGGCGGCTGCCCGGTGGGCGTGGTCAGCCTCGGCGACCTCGCCGCCGAGGAGGACCCGCACTCCGCGCTGGCGGACATCAGCAGGGCCACGCCCACCCGCTGACCGGGCGCGGGCAGCCGTCTCCGTGCCTGCTCAGCCGTCCACGGTCATCTCGCACGACCAGCCGTACGGCCCCGGGCGCAGCCGCAGGTCCTCCCAGCCCACGTCCGTCGGCACCTCCCCGGTGACCCGTACGTCCGCCAGGCCCGCGACCGCCAGCCGCACGTCCAGTCCACCCTCCGCCTCGTCGGCCTCCACGTCCACCGGCACCTGCCCGTACGCCTCCAGCCGGTACAGGATCTCGTCGAGCAGCGCGGCCAGCAGGTCCTCGTCGCACGCCTCGGCCAGCCGGATGCGGCCCACCCCGGTCGGTCTCACCCCGGACACGTCCGCGAAGCACTCCACCATCGCCACCACGGCCTCCGCCAGACAGTGCTCCCGGCTCGCCGCCCAGGCCTCGATGCGTACCTCGTCCTCCTGCACCACCGAGCGGTGCCCGCTGAGGTCCGGTCGTGGCGCCTGCCCCGGGTCACTCGTGTCACCGACCATGCACCACGACTGCCCGACGCCACGGCGCCCATGCCCCGCGGCGGTGCTTCGCGTGCCGGGGGAGCGGGTACGCGGGTGCCGACCGGGGTCCGCGTCGCGGCGGACCCGGCACCGGCCCGGTGCGGAGGGAGGGCATCCGTCATGCGGTTCCGTGATCGCCGGCACGCCGGACACGAACTGGCCGCGCTGCTGCGGGAGAGGCAGGACGCGGGCGCCCTGCCCGACCCGGTCGTACTGGCCCTGCCCCGGGGCGGCGTCGCCGTCGGCACCGAGGTCGCCGGCGCGCTCGGGGTGCCTCTCGACGTCCTCGTCGTCCGCAAGGTCGGCGCCCCCGCGCACGAGGAGTTCGCCGTCGGCGCCATGGCCGGCGACGGCGTCCCCGTGTACGACGACGAGTCACTGCGCAGCCTGGGCCTGAGCGAGGCCGACCTCGCCCCCGTCGTCGAGCGGGAACGGGCGGAACTGCTCCGCCGCGAACGGCTCTACCGGCAGGGCCGCCCCGCGCCGGACCTGCGCGGCCGGACCGTGGTCGTCGTGGACGACGGCCTGGCCACCGGAGCCACCGCCCGCGCCGCCCTCCGTGCCCTGCGGGTGCGGGACCCCGGCCGGCTGGTGCTTGCCGCCCCGGTCGGCTCACCGCAGGGCGTGGCGGCGCTGCGCACCGAGGCCGACGAGGTGATCTGCCTGCACGAACCGGCCGCCTTCATGGCCGTCGGCCAGTGGTACGACACCTTCGACCAGCTGACGGACGAGGAGGTCCTGCGGGCGCTGCGCGAACACGGACATCCGTAGCGCCCGGCCGACGGCGGCCAGCCCGGCAGCGGGCCGGTCCGGTGGCGGCACGGGTCGGTCAGATCACCGCGTCGGTCCGGAGGGCCGTGATGTCCTCGGGGGTGCGGCCCAGTTCGCGCAGGATCGGTTCCGTGTGTTCGCCCACGGCCGGGACCGGGTCCATACGGGCCGGCAGGCCGGCGAGGTCCGCCGGTGGCAGCAGCGCCTCGACCGTGCCGCCGGGTACGTCCACCTCACGCCACCGGCCGCGCGCCGCGAGCACCGGGTGGTCGAGGAACGCCGCGACGTCGTTCACCCCGGCGCAGGCGATGCCCGTCGCCTCCAGGGTTTCGAGCAGGTCCTCCGCGTCGTCGAGGGCGCAGCGCTCGGCGACGATCGCGTTCACCTCCGCCCGGTGGGCCACACGGGCGGAACCCGTCGCGAACCGGGGGTCGTCGGTCAGCTCCGGGCGCCCCAGGAACTCCCGGCACAGCGCCGCCCACTCACGCTCGTTCTGCACGGAGAACAGCACCTCGTGGCCGTCGGCCGCCCGGAACGTGCCGTACGGGGCGATCGTGGCGTGCTGGGTGCCCAGCCGCGAGGGCTGGCCGCCGCCGTGACGGGTGTAGTAGGCGGGCTGTCCCATCCACTCGGCGAGCGCCTCGAACAGGGAGACCTCCACCGGGTGCACCTCGCCGGTGGTGGCGCGGGTGTACAGCGCGGTGAGCACACCGCTGTAGGCGTACATCCCGGCGGCGATGTCGGCGACGGAGATGCCGGTGCGGGCGGTCTCCTCCGGGGTCCCGGTCAGTGACACCAGCCCCGTCTGGCACTGCACCAGCAGGTCGTACGCCTTGCGGTCGGCCCACGGGCCGCTGGTGCCCCAGCCGGAGATCGTGCAGGGGATCAGCCTCGGGTGGCGGCGGGCCAGCTCCTCGGTCCCCAGACCCAGCCGGCCGGCCGCGCCCGGCGCGAGGTTCTGCACGAACACGTCGGCGTCCCCCAGCAGTTCGTGCAGGATGTCCCGGCCCCGCGGATCCTTCAGGTCCAGGGTGAGGGACTCCTTCGAGCGGTTGATCCACACGAAGTAGCTGGAGTTGCCGTGCACGGTGGTGTCGTACCGCCGGGCGAAGTCGCCCTCCCCGGGCCGCTCCACCTTGATCACCCGGGCGCCGAGATCGGCCAGCTGCCGGGTGGCGTAGGGAGCGGCCACGGCCTGCTCCAC contains these protein-coding regions:
- a CDS encoding cysteine hydrolase family protein, with the translated sequence MGKTALIVIDMINTYDHPDADQLLPSAEAVVPVISRLLDRARRRDAPVIYVNDNFGEWRSHHGELLDKALAGPYANLVEPLVPDESSLFVVKARHSIFFETPLGYLLSQQGIDQLVMCGQVTEQCVLYSSLDAHIRHLDVTVPRDAVAHIHADLADAALRMMERNMGARVCDSDELWA
- a CDS encoding nucleotidyltransferase domain-containing protein, which gives rise to MSRPPLPPPELRTYLGELVRRTGDVCGPHLVSVLAVGSLALGDYRHGRSDVDVTVVVDPALPRPALSALAGTLAHPALPCPAAGLELVVYGSGFTARPSSAAGYLLDLNTGPLLPGRASQDPEDGPAFWYVIDRSVAHQAGLRCTAPRHGT
- a CDS encoding aminoglycoside adenylyltransferase domain-containing protein — protein: MIAAPDRTAVLAALRDSVREHADGEGHLADNRVLNGCRAAVYCRTGHWFAKRRAGEVVAASEPVFRSLVTEALSSFERPRAEALTLPPADVRAFLAWVAGRVDEAAVATGA
- a CDS encoding TetR/AcrR family transcriptional regulator, with translation MADEAHRPLRADARRNRDKILTTAARLFTAEGLNAQMDRIAKEAGVGNATLYRNFPTREALVEAVYRNEVAQLCGSVSPLLAEKAPDEALRAWTRLFLDYVTTKHGMIDALRAIAATGGNPYGHSREMILASVTTLMDACVAAGTIRADIPPGDISAALEGIALTSAGAEHRQQAERLLDLMLDGLKARA
- a CDS encoding SDR family oxidoreductase — encoded protein: MPTIQDKVVALTGASSGIGEATAHFLAEKGARLVLGARRADRLAAVVDGITAKGGTATGVIVDVTRREDLRRLTDTAVERYGRLDVLVSNAGIMAVSPFDELRQDDWDAMVATHITGLLNGIGAALPVFRRQGSGHFVTVSSTSAYVVKSPQAVYAATKAAVNVISEGLRQESGPGLSVTVVSPGFTHTEGVGKTASPEVSAALTRMRDEIAMPPSAIASAIGYAIEQPAGVDVNEIVVRPTAQS
- a CDS encoding VOC family protein; protein product: MPVEFNHTIVLTPDREKSARFVAEILGLRPGPPAGMFLPVTTANGVTLDFATVDIDIPVQHYAFLVGEEEFDAILGRLVAARVPVQADPHGRYPRRLNRNDGGRGVYFRDPAGHGLEILTRPYGTDPDSPLNGVTEEIPGAV
- a CDS encoding VOC family protein, which gives rise to MTVRRVVPNLRSEAVEENRRFYGLLGLEEVMNLGWIVTLAPPAGGTAQVSVMTEDRTAPVVPDLSVEVDDVDAAYALVRDSGAEIVHPLQDEEWGVRRFFVRDPDGRVVNVLSHR
- a CDS encoding CBS domain-containing protein, whose translation is MTTRIRDVMSTHTTAVEPMTTVARAALLMREHDVGDVLVAYDCDLFGVLTDRDIVLRGVAEGHDPEATTVGSLCTRPPLVTLAPDDTTDHAVELMRQHAVRRLPVVEHGGCPVGVVSLGDLAAEEDPHSALADISRATPTR
- a CDS encoding archease, which produces MVGDTSDPGQAPRPDLSGHRSVVQEDEVRIEAWAASREHCLAEAVVAMVECFADVSGVRPTGVGRIRLAEACDEDLLAALLDEILYRLEAYGQVPVDVEADEAEGGLDVRLAVAGLADVRVTGEVPTDVGWEDLRLRPGPYGWSCEMTVDG
- a CDS encoding phosphoribosyltransferase, with amino-acid sequence MRFRDRRHAGHELAALLRERQDAGALPDPVVLALPRGGVAVGTEVAGALGVPLDVLVVRKVGAPAHEEFAVGAMAGDGVPVYDDESLRSLGLSEADLAPVVERERAELLRRERLYRQGRPAPDLRGRTVVVVDDGLATGATARAALRALRVRDPGRLVLAAPVGSPQGVAALRTEADEVICLHEPAAFMAVGQWYDTFDQLTDEEVLRALREHGHP
- a CDS encoding CaiB/BaiF CoA transferase family protein produces the protein MDVRRLPLSGVTVVSVEQAVAAPYATRQLADLGARVIKVERPGEGDFARRYDTTVHGNSSYFVWINRSKESLTLDLKDPRGRDILHELLGDADVFVQNLAPGAAGRLGLGTEELARRHPRLIPCTISGWGTSGPWADRKAYDLLVQCQTGLVSLTGTPEETARTGISVADIAAGMYAYSGVLTALYTRATTGEVHPVEVSLFEALAEWMGQPAYYTRHGGGQPSRLGTQHATIAPYGTFRAADGHEVLFSVQNEREWAALCREFLGRPELTDDPRFATGSARVAHRAEVNAIVAERCALDDAEDLLETLEATGIACAGVNDVAAFLDHPVLAARGRWREVDVPGGTVEALLPPADLAGLPARMDPVPAVGEHTEPILRELGRTPEDITALRTDAVI